The Acidobacteriota bacterium DNA segment GGGCAGTTGCGCATAATTGGTGATGTCTTCGACGGTCTTGATGGTGTTATCGAGAGATTCCAGGAAAAATGCCAGACCGATGCCGCCCGCGAGACTCAGTAAAAACCAGGTGATAATCGTGCGAAAACGTTGCGGTCCGACCGGCGCAACCGGGGCTTCCGCCTGTTCCGCAACCCGAATGTTGTTGCTCTGTTCGGCTTTCTGCAATTCGACTTTGGTGTTCTGTTCGAGAAAATCGTTATAGAGCTTGCGCTGAGTTTCCACCTGACTTTTTATGGTGTTGTATTCAATTTCGTCGCGGTTCTGTTTATCAGCTTCGACTTTGCTGTTTGCCAGTTGTTGCTTGAGCAATTTTTCTTCGCGCACCGCATTTTCATACTCGACCTGCAATTTCGCGGCGAGGCGTTTGACGCTGTCTTCGAGTTGGGTTTGCACGGTGGCAATCTCTGCGCGCAGGGTAATCATTGTCGGGTTATTGTTGCCGAATTTACCTGCAAGCTGGGTTTCCTTAATTTTAAGTTCGCGCAATCTTTTCTGTAGTTCGTCAATCTGCTGGTCGGCATAGGCTTGCGGCAAGCCCGTGACGTTGCCCTTTTTCACCTGTTCGTAAAGCGATTCCTTAATGACGCGATTGTTTTCGGCTTCCTGCACTTTTTTGTTGAGGTCGAAAAATTTATCGCTGCCCAGAGTCACCCCGTTATCCCCGGCTCTGCCGCCGCCGCTTAAAAATGCCAGGTCGTGACGGCTCAAATAATCTGCCATCTCGCGTTCAGCCTGTTGCAGATTGGCTTCAAGCTTGCGGGTCGTGGTTTCAATCCAATCGGAAGTCTTGGTGTATTTCGCAGTCTTGGCGCGAAAATTTTCGTCAATGAAATGATTGGCGACGCTGTTGGCGACAAAAGCCGCGGTTACCGGGTCTGTATGCGTATAAGAAATTAATATCAATCGCGCATCCTGCACCGGTTGCGCTTCGATGCCACTGGCAATCACTGCCGCATAAGACGACCACTTGGCTTTCTCTTCAGGCGACAAATCGGCGCTTGTGGGACTCACCGTCGGTTCCATATAGAGGTTCGCCGGCGGGATTGACGACGGGTCTGCCGCGTTGCTGGAACCGACACGTCTAAAAATGGTTTGAATAGATTCCGCAATCGATTTGCGGTTGGTGACATCAAAAAAATTGGGGTTCTGGTCGAGTTTCAAATCCGCAGCGACACGCATCAACAGCGGGCGACTTTTAATCGTATACAGATAGGTGTTCATCGTATCCAGGTCATTGGCTTGGACAAGAATGTTTGCGCCAGCCATAGCAAACGTATCACGACGAATTTCAATTGAAGCGGTCGCCCGATAGGTCGATTTGGTGCGGTAAATTTCAACCGTGGCAACCGAAGTGACAATCAAAGTAAGCACCAGAATCAGCCATTTGCGCTTATAGACCGTGCGCCAGATGGTGCGCCAGTTGAGTCCGCTTTTTTGTTCCGGGTAACCATATCCATAGCCGCCGCCTACATCGGGCGGATAAAACGCGCGCGGGTAACCGGGTCGCGCAAGCGGCGTTTCCTCGTTCGATGGAATCCGTTCCAACTCCACTCTTCTCTCTTTATCTTCCACCGGTTTTCTCCTTCAACACCTGCTCTCTCTAATTATTATTGGTAAAAAGATGACCTTTGACCGCCATCCCGCAGCACATCGCGGTCAAAGACCGCTCCTGGTGTGTGAATATTTTTGCAATCGTTGCTAATAGGTTCCGCGCAGCACCAACGGCGCGCCCACCATATTCAGTAAGGTTAAGCCGAAAGCTTTCATTTTACTGCTGGGGACAACAATAAAATCGTCCGCCTGCAACGCGATGTCGTTTTTACCTTTCATCACGTCATCGATGTTGACCGGAATCTCCATCTGTTTGCCGTCTTCCCGCGAACGGCGAAAAATCACCGCTTTCGAGGTCGCCGCTTTCGGTTTGGTGCCACCCGCAAAAGCGATTGCCTGCCTCAAGGTTGTGCCTTCGCTCAAAGGATATTGCCCCTGCGCATTCACTTCGCCGCCGATGAAAAAGATATTGGAGCGTGGAATGTTGACAATGTCACCGGGTTGTAAGACGACATCTTTATCGAACTGACCTTTATAAAGCAGTCCGTTGATGTTGGCGGTGAGCAACTCATAATTGCCAACCGGTTCCTGTGCGGCTTCGGTATTTTGAGATTGCCCAACCGGTTCGGCTACCGCTGACGGACTGGACATTGCAGCCGATGCCGGTCGGTTGCGGACGATTTGCGCCAACGCCCCATGATTATCGGCTACCCCACCGGCAATCGAAATCAATTTGAACAGGGTCAATTGCCCGCGCACTTTGTACACGCCCGGATTTTTTATCATGCCTTGAATGAAATACTGACGGCTGTTGTATTCTTTGACCGTAATGCTCAGGTGCGGGTCTTTGAGATAGTCCTCTTTGATTAAAGTTTCGCGAATAAAATTGGAAACTTCTTCCGGCGTTTTGTTTACCGCCACGACTTTACCAACCACAGGCATAGTAAAGCCGCCGACCGTTTCAATGGTGTAAGTTTTTGAAAGTTCCGGCGCGTCTTCGATGACAATCTCTAAAACATCGCTGATGCCGATGCGATAATCATCTTGCGATACTACGAAAATTTCTGAAGACGGAGCAGCGCCGCTTGTGGTCGCAGGCTTACTGGTCGGCGCGGCGGGCGCTTGCGGTTTCGCTTGCGGTTGCTGGGCGATTCCCGAAAACCCGTTAGCCAATAATAAAATGCCCAACACGCCAACCCGGAATGAAAAATCATTCAAAAATCTAACTTGTCGCATGGTAAATCTTTTGACATTTCTCTGCATTGCCAAACCTCCTGAGAGCATGTCATTTAACACAGGGAGGTAAAACCTCATATTTGATTGGAGAGCATGACACCTAAAAAAGCCTCCGGCATTTTACCACATTCACCCAAAACTCAAACCCGTTCACGAAATTTTATTTTGCCATCAATGGACTATCGGGTATGCAGTTTTTTTTGCAATCAAAGGCAAATGCGATTACCGAATATAGCGAAAATATTCGGATAATGGGTTTCGTAGTTTTTCGTTAATTTTCGTATGTTGTGCCGTTCCCTCCCGGCTTACCCATCATTAAACCGTTTGCAGCGCGCGTCCTTCCGTCATGGTTTTTTTCGCTGTTTGTCCGAGCATCGCAAGCAAGGTTAAAAACACCAGTGAACTCGAGGGAATTTGCAGATTGAAATCGAAAAAGCTATGCACCAGAATCGCAAAAATTCCTGCGCCACTGCCGAGCGCCAGCGCGCGTTTAAACGATTCGCGCGCTTGCAAACCCGTTAAAATCTGTTTGAACATCATGACCAGAAACCAGATTACCAATGCGCCGCCTACAACCCCGGCATCTGCCAGAACCTGCAAATAATCGTTATGCGCCTGCCCAACCAATAAAACCGTGTCGCTTACACTGTAAGTCGCATAAGCGGTTTCGTATGCGCCGAGTCCGACACCGAGCAACGGATGCGCTTTAATCATCAGCAGCGTATCGCGCCAAATCCAGCCGCGACTGGTAAAAAAACTCTCTTCCCCCTGATTACTGCTGACGAGTTGTCCGCCGGTAACCCGCCCTAAAAATCTGTCGGGGCCAATCCACATCAACCCTAACAGCGCCACTGCGCATACTGCTGCGAGCAAAGCTGAGGTCTTCAAAAGCCGAAGTCCCGGTTTTGCTTGTCGCCCATGCCACGCTGCCCTCGCATCTTGATAAGCGCGCGCTTTTGAATGCGCGAACAATTTACACAAGCCGATAAATAACGCGGTTGCCGCAAGGCTGATGAAGCCGCCGCGCGACAGCGCCGCGACTGCCGATACCATCATCACAAAAGCGGCAAACCCGTAAAAAATTCGCGCTTCGGATTTCGCTGCTTTATCCATTGCCAGGGCGATTGCCACCGGAATGAGCAGTTCCATATAGCCCGAATAATGATTGTGATTGACGAAGGGACCAAACGGCGAGGCGCTCTGGGTGTTGGCACGCACCCAGTAAAATTTGCCGTTCCAGGTGAAATGTTGCAGCAAAGCAAACATCGCCAGCGCAAATCCGTAAATCACCAGAAAATTGGCAAGCAGGCGAAGCCGCCCGGCTTCAACAAAAAAATTTGCGGCAATCAAAAAAGCGCCGAGTAAAAACAGAAATAAAAAAACCGTATTGCGCGTCGCTTCAACATCACGCGAAAGGCTCGCGATTTCGCCACTCGCGCCGGTAAACGCCAGACATTGGAAGACGCCGAGTAAAAAGAAGCTAAATAAGGGCAATGCCGTATCCGGCAATTGAATGGCAAGTTTTTTTTCAACCACTATTTTGCCCGCCCAGACGAGCGCCAATATCACCACCAGAAGTTCAAAGATCGCCCTTGACCAGGCTTCGACCGTGCCTTGCGCAAGCGCCGTAAACATCACGGTCAATAAAAAAATGGCAACCGCCAGGTTATCAAAAATTTTTCGCATCAGGTCGTTTATGCATTCATCAATTCGCTAAAGCCGAAAACCGTCCGGGTGTAGAGACACTTCGACCGTCAATATTTAAACCCCGTAGGGAAACCGCCACTGCGGCACTGCAATTTTCAAAAAATTCTCAATCGGTTAAGGCTCAACTGCCTGCGTATCTACACATTTTTGACAACCCTTGTCTGAAGGTTTTATACAAGGCTTCGCAACTTTATAACTAACGCTAGAGATGTAGATGAGGAGCAGACCTGCAGAATTGCTGACGTTAAGCAAACTTTTTAAACCGTTTTTCATCGTTCGACGAACAAATGAAAATAGAACACCAGATACGACAAATCCTTAATTCGCTCCCCCGAAAACCGGCGACCAGTCAAGCTCTCTCCAGCCAAATTCAAATGTGAATGTATTCCTGAAGGTAAGGGCTATAACAAGGGGATTGGAACTAGAATATTTTCAAGCCCCAAGTTTATTGCCCACACCAATATTCGTCAAGTTAAACTCATTATTCTAAGTTTTTTAAGCAAAATAAAACGGCGTTTTTTCTTAGGCGCATTTATTTCGCGCCCGCAATCACCAATGCCTGACGCGATTGCAAAAGCAAATTGCGCAAACGACCGAGCGCCCCAATGCCAAATGAAACCGTTGATTCCGACAACCCATTGATTTGAATGAAGCCGGTCTGCTGTTTACCCTGTTGGATTAAACCGAATTTCAATCCATCGCGCGTCGTTATCGCCATCTCTGTTGAGGCGCTATTCAGGGTTTCATTGCGCGATTCGGTTGTCGCCGTCGCGCTCTCAACCGTTGTCGCTTTGAAATCACCCGAGGTTTTCAATAAATAGTCGAACGCCGTTTGTAAAGCGCCCAGTTCATCGAAGTCAATAAAGCCAACGTGGTCGCCGCGCGCCGCCGCGCGGGTGATTCTGAGACCGTATACTTTGTTCACCTCACCCACCTGTGAAATGGCAAGCGTTTCAATGCGCACTTCACTCCCTGCCTGACCGGGCACCGCGCCAATCAAGGTTATTTCTTTAATGAGCAAAACATTTTTACGATGCAAAAATTTTTCGATGCGGGTTGCCGGTTCATCTTTACCGGCGACAGAGTTATTTTCGACAGCCCGTTTAACGCGCTCGCGTTCCGCCTCATCGCGGTTAGCCCCTTGTTGCGCGAAAAGGGTCGCGACAACGCCGAATTGAACAATCAACAAACAGACCAATAACCGATGCCCCATATTTTCCCCGTTAACTGTGTGGTTGATAGCAGATGAAACGGCCTGACCCCTTACTGCATTTTGGCGGTTTTGCCATCGCCGCTTGATGAAGTAAAGACGATAATCTGATTATATGTGGGAGCTTTTTCCGCCGTCGCCGCAGAGGGTTTTGCAGGTTCCGAAATTACCGGTGAGGGCACGCCGCCGAGACGCAAATTGGCGTAGCGCGTATAAATGATGCGGACATAATTTTGCGTTTCATAAAACGGCGGGATTTTATTGCCATAAAACTCAACAGCGCCTTCACCGGCATTGTAACCGGCAAGCGCCAGTCGCACATCGCCATTGAAACGATCCAGCAGCCAGCGCAAATATCGCGAACCGCCGAAAATGTTTTCCCGCACATCGAAAATATTCTTTACCCCGAAACGCGCCGCCGTCGCCGGCATCAACTGCATCAAGCCCGATGCGCCTTTCGGTGAAACCGCGCCGCGATTGAAACTTGATTCCTGACGCATCAATGAAAAAATCAAATAGGGGTCGAGGGCAAATTGTCTGGCTGCCTGCATGACAATCAAATCAATCTCGGCATTGCCCGATGAGATATTGCCGCTCAATACGGCTGTAGGAATTTTGATGGTACTTGCCGCAGCAGTATTGGGTTGAACAGGCAGTTTATTCCTTTCACGTTCCTCTTTTAAACGGCGTTCCTGTTCATCACTGGTCAGCGGAATGGGCGAACGTTCAGGCGGCGTCAAAGGGTTTTGCGCCGACGCGGCAAGCGTACAAGCCAATAGGATGAATGATGCAACAAATAATCTCGACATAAAAAGTTTTACTGAATATTGATTCTGCCGATTTCCGTATCGTCGGTTCCGCGAATAACGAAAAAGAGTTTGTCTTTCGGAGCCACCATCTTCTGGTCAAAAACCAGCACCCCGGTAAGCGATTCCGCCGACGCCAGTGAATTTTCCTGTTTCGATTGCGTCAACTCTACCGGAATCGTTTGTTTGGAAGCGCCCGCTTCAAGCGAGATGGAGCCGAAGGCAAACTCGCCCGATTTGAGATTTTGAATGATGTAGCGCAAATAATATTTCCCGTCAAACGATAGCATTTGTGAATCGAGCAGCACTTTAATTTTATCGAATGTCGCCGAAGAATTTTTTACCCCGGTAATCTGTATGCCGGCCATGACGCCTTGACGAAACCGGGCTTCGGCTTCCTGTGAACCGCGTTGGGTGTTGTCGCGATTCATTTCGGCGCGTTGCGCTTCGGCATCAATGATAATCTGATTAGCCTGTTCGCGGGCGCGACGAACGATGTCGTCGGCTTTGGTTTGCGCGCCCTGTAACATTTCGCTCTCTTTCTTTTTTATATCGGCTTCATTCGGGCAAGGGGCATTTTCGGGATTGTTAGCTGCTGCTGGATTGTTATTTGGCGATGTCGGGGTTGTCGGTTTGGGGTCGTAAACATTCACTGTGCGATGCGCCTGTTCGGGTTTGGCAACAACGGTTAAATCGAAATTGTAAACGTGACCGTCATCGGTTCTGACGAACATATTACTGACGGTTCGGCTTTGATTGACCGGTTTAATAAAAAAATCATTACTCGGTTCGCCGTTTGCGCCGCCGCGTTGAATCACATAGGTGCCTCGACCATCAACATACAAATCGCCGCAAACGATCTCTTTGATATTGCGTTGAAAAGCAATGCGCGTGGAGATACTGAGCGAAGTTCGGATTTTGCCAATCTGCTCAGGACCTAAGGTGACAGAGGCGATGCCGGATGCGTCTTGCGCCTGAGCATTCAAAGCCAGTGGCAACAAGGCGAAAACCAGTGAAAATAATTTTACTGCGAGTTTCAAGCGACGACCTCCAAAGCTTAAACCCTGTCTTTGTCGTTGGTGAAGCAGGGGGCAGACAGTTGGTTGTAAATTTTACAGCCGGGTTTTTATTGTGACAAAGACCCCAAGGCGAATCAAGACGTAATTGCCAAATTGATTACACCAGTGAAGTCGTGGGGCAGGGTTGATTGACCTGAATAAAGCATCGCATCTGCGCTTCAGGATTGCCCGGCAAAATAGATTGCCAGTAATGAAATCAATAAGGTCACCAGCAGCGTGAGACCAATAGGCACCAATCTCTGTAACAGCGGCGAAACTTTACGCGGCGCGCCTTTAGAAACCCAGCCGCGCCACTCGCATTCATGACAGCGATAAATTTTTGCCTTGGTGAGACTGCGAATGAGCTTTTCATTAAATCCGCGACTGTGTGACCGGTGCAGTGGATAACCGCATTCAGGGCATATCTCGCTAGCCAAGCGACCTCCATTTATCGGGGGCAGAAATGATAAAGCTAGCGCCTCCGGTGTCTCATTCGGAGGCGCTAGCCAGATAATCGTTGATAAAGATGAACCGAAGGTTAGGGAGCTGTCGGGCTGACGCGCGGTCTTGAACCGCCGCCACTGATCACCCCTGTGGTGACGCCCGCGGCAGTGCCACCCAGCAGGAGCAATCCTAAAAGTCCCGCGCCCAGAAAGAGCGGTTTGCCACCCGCGGCGGGAATTTCGCCGAGTCCGCAGATCACGGCGTTGCCGCAATTGACCGCAATATCGGAACCAACAATCGCATTGGTATCAACCGGCGAACTGAAATATTCGTTTTGTCCGGCA contains these protein-coding regions:
- a CDS encoding polysaccharide biosynthesis tyrosine autokinase; translation: MEDKERRVELERIPSNEETPLARPGYPRAFYPPDVGGGYGYGYPEQKSGLNWRTIWRTVYKRKWLILVLTLIVTSVATVEIYRTKSTYRATASIEIRRDTFAMAGANILVQANDLDTMNTYLYTIKSRPLLMRVAADLKLDQNPNFFDVTNRKSIAESIQTIFRRVGSSNAADPSSIPPANLYMEPTVSPTSADLSPEEKAKWSSYAAVIASGIEAQPVQDARLILISYTHTDPVTAAFVANSVANHFIDENFRAKTAKYTKTSDWIETTTRKLEANLQQAEREMADYLSRHDLAFLSGGGRAGDNGVTLGSDKFFDLNKKVQEAENNRVIKESLYEQVKKGNVTGLPQAYADQQIDELQKRLRELKIKETQLAGKFGNNNPTMITLRAEIATVQTQLEDSVKRLAAKLQVEYENAVREEKLLKQQLANSKVEADKQNRDEIEYNTIKSQVETQRKLYNDFLEQNTKVELQKAEQSNNIRVAEQAEAPVAPVGPQRFRTIITWFLLSLAGGIGLAFFLESLDNTIKTVEDITNYAQLPALGVIPAIGARKVRSLTGGKRASPVKALSKAPATGVAAGNSQIIALDTRSTGAEAYRALRTSVMLSSAGGPPKRVLVTSGQPGEGKTTTTINTAVSLSQLGASVVIVDCDLRKPSTHKVFGLDHSRGVSTYLSRDVELDSVIQKLPIANLSLIPCGPIPPNPAELISSDRMKEMLKQLSERYDHILIDSPPLMHVTDPVILSTLVDGVILVVHAGKSTRDLVRRSRQELSSVGAKIFGVVLNNVDFRSGSYDDYYYYRYYDNYYGSDKNEAHGD
- a CDS encoding O-antigen ligase family protein: MRKIFDNLAVAIFLLTVMFTALAQGTVEAWSRAIFELLVVILALVWAGKIVVEKKLAIQLPDTALPLFSFFLLGVFQCLAFTGASGEIASLSRDVEATRNTVFLFLFLLGAFLIAANFFVEAGRLRLLANFLVIYGFALAMFALLQHFTWNGKFYWVRANTQSASPFGPFVNHNHYSGYMELLIPVAIALAMDKAAKSEARIFYGFAAFVMMVSAVAALSRGGFISLAATALFIGLCKLFAHSKARAYQDARAAWHGRQAKPGLRLLKTSALLAAVCAVALLGLMWIGPDRFLGRVTGGQLVSSNQGEESFFTSRGWIWRDTLLMIKAHPLLGVGLGAYETAYATYSVSDTVLLVGQAHNDYLQVLADAGVVGGALVIWFLVMMFKQILTGLQARESFKRALALGSGAGIFAILVHSFFDFNLQIPSSSLVFLTLLAMLGQTAKKTMTEGRALQTV
- a CDS encoding lytic transglycosylase domain-containing protein, whose translation is MSRLFVASFILLACTLAASAQNPLTPPERSPIPLTSDEQERRLKEERERNKLPVQPNTAAASTIKIPTAVLSGNISSGNAEIDLIVMQAARQFALDPYLIFSLMRQESSFNRGAVSPKGASGLMQLMPATAARFGVKNIFDVRENIFGGSRYLRWLLDRFNGDVRLALAGYNAGEGAVEFYGNKIPPFYETQNYVRIIYTRYANLRLGGVPSPVISEPAKPSAATAEKAPTYNQIIVFTSSSGDGKTAKMQ
- a CDS encoding SLBB domain-containing protein, whose translation is MQRNVKRFTMRQVRFLNDFSFRVGVLGILLLANGFSGIAQQPQAKPQAPAAPTSKPATTSGAAPSSEIFVVSQDDYRIGISDVLEIVIEDAPELSKTYTIETVGGFTMPVVGKVVAVNKTPEEVSNFIRETLIKEDYLKDPHLSITVKEYNSRQYFIQGMIKNPGVYKVRGQLTLFKLISIAGGVADNHGALAQIVRNRPASAAMSSPSAVAEPVGQSQNTEAAQEPVGNYELLTANINGLLYKGQFDKDVVLQPGDIVNIPRSNIFFIGGEVNAQGQYPLSEGTTLRQAIAFAGGTKPKAATSKAVIFRRSREDGKQMEIPVNIDDVMKGKNDIALQADDFIVVPSSKMKAFGLTLLNMVGAPLVLRGTY